One window from the genome of Spiractinospora alimapuensis encodes:
- a CDS encoding flavoprotein, translating to MGVRTLYLVVSGAPAPEGLVSLVRAVQAEGYRVGVVSTPNGTRFHDMDALEEITGQAVRVDYRMPGTGSSLPPADAVVACPLTFNSTNKFAQGIADCFAIGLLCELVGYDVPTIVVPHCKPQLASHPAFQNSLNTLRAIPSVTLIHDPTAPYHRRIPPWETLINTLRTTAT from the coding sequence ATGGGGGTGAGAACGCTGTATCTGGTGGTCTCTGGCGCGCCTGCCCCCGAGGGGTTGGTGTCGTTGGTGAGGGCTGTTCAGGCTGAGGGTTACAGGGTGGGCGTGGTCTCAACACCTAATGGGACCCGGTTCCACGACATGGACGCTCTTGAGGAGATCACCGGGCAAGCGGTCCGCGTGGACTATCGAATGCCGGGAACCGGCTCGTCCTTGCCGCCAGCCGACGCTGTGGTGGCATGTCCCCTCACATTCAACTCCACCAACAAGTTCGCCCAGGGCATCGCGGACTGCTTCGCCATCGGCCTCCTGTGCGAGCTCGTCGGCTACGACGTCCCCACAATCGTGGTCCCCCACTGCAAACCCCAACTCGCATCCCACCCCGCCTTCCAAAACTCACTCAACACCCTCAGAGCCATCCCTTCCGTCACTCTCATCCACGACCCCACCGCGCCCTACCACCGACGAATCCCCCCCTGGGAAACCCTCATCAACACACTCCGGACCACAGCGACGTAG
- the glmM gene encoding phosphoglucosamine mutase produces the protein MGLFGTDGVRGVAGRDLTADLALRLANAAANELAGSERPGGRALAVVGRDPRASGEFLEAAVTAGLSSAGVDVIRVGVLPTPAVAYLTGVLEADLGVMISASHNPAPDNGIKFFTAGGHKLPDAVEEAIEARMELPPDYVRGGHVGRVSDSGDGADKYVAHLLHAVQQPLAGLRVVIDCAHGAASDVAPRALRQAGADVVVIGGTPDGLNINEDCGSTHLGLLQAAVTREGADVGLAFDGDADRCLAVTADGSVVDGDQIMAVLAVEMQESGQLTQDTLVVTVMSNLGLRLAMREVGIRVVDTPVGDRYVLEAMRQDGYALGGEQSGHVVLLEHATTGDGILTGMRLLAAMSRRGIPLGDLTKVMTRLPQVLINVRGVDKSRVDTDPGVARAIAQAESELGQTGRVLLRSSGTEPLVRVMVEAAAHEHAQSVAERLATVVRTELALD, from the coding sequence TTGGGCCTCTTCGGGACTGATGGCGTACGCGGTGTCGCTGGTCGAGACCTGACAGCGGATCTGGCGCTGCGGCTGGCGAACGCCGCCGCGAACGAGCTCGCCGGATCCGAGAGACCCGGCGGCCGTGCCCTGGCCGTGGTCGGGCGAGATCCGCGCGCGTCCGGAGAGTTCCTCGAGGCGGCCGTGACCGCGGGCCTGTCCAGCGCGGGCGTGGACGTCATCCGCGTGGGCGTGCTGCCGACCCCGGCCGTCGCCTACCTCACCGGGGTGCTGGAAGCGGACCTCGGTGTGATGATCTCCGCCAGCCACAACCCGGCACCCGACAACGGCATCAAGTTCTTCACCGCCGGCGGGCACAAACTGCCCGACGCCGTCGAAGAGGCCATCGAGGCCCGCATGGAGCTCCCGCCCGACTACGTGCGGGGCGGGCACGTCGGACGGGTCAGCGACTCCGGCGACGGGGCCGACAAGTACGTCGCCCACCTCCTGCACGCCGTGCAGCAGCCGCTGGCGGGCCTGCGCGTCGTCATCGACTGCGCGCACGGAGCCGCGAGCGACGTGGCGCCGCGTGCGCTGCGCCAGGCCGGCGCCGACGTCGTCGTGATCGGCGGTACGCCGGACGGCCTGAACATCAACGAGGACTGCGGCTCCACCCACCTCGGCCTCCTGCAGGCGGCCGTGACCCGCGAGGGCGCCGACGTCGGGCTCGCCTTCGACGGCGACGCGGACCGCTGCCTCGCCGTCACCGCCGACGGAAGTGTCGTCGACGGCGACCAGATCATGGCTGTACTGGCCGTGGAGATGCAGGAGTCCGGCCAGCTCACCCAGGACACGCTCGTGGTGACGGTCATGTCCAACCTCGGGCTGCGCCTGGCCATGCGCGAGGTGGGGATCCGGGTGGTCGACACCCCCGTCGGCGACCGCTACGTTTTGGAGGCCATGCGCCAGGACGGCTACGCCCTGGGGGGTGAACAGTCCGGACACGTCGTCCTGCTGGAGCACGCCACCACCGGTGACGGGATTCTCACCGGCATGCGACTCCTGGCCGCCATGTCCCGGCGCGGTATCCCGCTCGGCGACCTGACCAAGGTGATGACCCGGCTTCCCCAGGTCCTGATCAACGTGCGCGGTGTCGACAAGAGCCGCGTCGACACCGACCCCGGCGTGGCCCGCGCCATCGCCCAGGCCGAGTCGGAGCTGGGCCAGACCGGACGAGTGCTGCTCCGTTCCAGCGGAACCGAGCCCCTGGTCCGCGTGATGGTGGAGGCCGCGGCCCACGAACACGCCCAGAGCGTCGCCGAACGCCTGGCCACCGTGGTGCGCACCGAACTCGCCCTGGACTAG
- a CDS encoding helix-turn-helix domain-containing protein: MDTVSRGQMIRRNRRRRGISQEVLAGLIGRSESWLSQVERGKRKVDSHTVLTRIAEVLRVDIADLTGTEGDERDMRFAAVEEIERAMMRYSGLEATLAESDTQPVNAEGLRREADWTYAAYQATRYEDVGRRLPRLIQRVEAAAHSRSTDHPAICSTRAMVYNTTAAVLRRVGVTDLAWQAADRAMFAAESAEDPLLSAVGAYRLSYIFISRKRPGEAAELAMGAAHALERRMHRDRPEELSVYGGLHLAAATAAAAEFDRAAVPRLLSQARRAANRLGRDANLHGTAFGPTNVQIHTISTAVTVGEHEMAIREGEGIAVTSLPPGLVGRRTQVHLDLARAYAQKRMDAAAVNTLLEAEQLSPELIRYGAHSTELLTTLLRREHQRSTPQLRALAARAGIT; encoded by the coding sequence ATGGACACCGTCAGCAGGGGCCAGATGATTCGGCGTAACCGACGCCGGCGCGGTATCTCGCAGGAAGTTCTGGCTGGCTTGATTGGTCGTTCGGAGTCCTGGTTGTCCCAAGTGGAGCGCGGCAAACGCAAGGTGGATTCCCATACCGTACTGACGCGGATTGCCGAGGTCCTTCGTGTCGATATCGCGGATCTAACGGGAACGGAAGGCGACGAGCGAGATATGCGATTCGCTGCGGTCGAAGAAATCGAACGTGCGATGATGCGATATTCAGGCCTAGAAGCGACACTCGCTGAATCCGACACACAACCGGTTAACGCCGAAGGCCTGCGCCGCGAGGCGGACTGGACCTATGCGGCATACCAAGCGACGCGCTACGAGGACGTCGGACGGCGGTTGCCTAGGCTCATTCAACGGGTGGAAGCAGCGGCCCACAGCCGGAGCACAGATCATCCTGCTATTTGCTCCACACGCGCCATGGTGTACAACACGACCGCCGCGGTTCTCCGACGCGTGGGGGTCACTGACCTTGCGTGGCAGGCGGCGGACCGGGCAATGTTCGCTGCGGAGAGCGCCGAGGACCCTCTACTCAGCGCGGTGGGCGCCTACCGGCTCAGCTATATCTTCATCTCCCGCAAGCGACCGGGCGAAGCCGCGGAACTGGCGATGGGCGCGGCGCACGCTCTTGAACGCCGGATGCACAGGGACCGCCCTGAAGAGCTCAGCGTGTATGGCGGACTGCATCTGGCTGCAGCCACCGCAGCGGCAGCCGAATTCGATAGAGCGGCAGTGCCGCGACTACTCTCCCAAGCACGTCGAGCCGCCAATCGTCTTGGACGGGATGCGAATCTGCACGGCACCGCTTTCGGACCGACGAATGTGCAGATTCACACCATTTCTACTGCGGTCACGGTTGGTGAACACGAAATGGCAATTCGCGAAGGCGAGGGGATCGCGGTGACGTCCCTTCCTCCCGGGCTAGTGGGGCGTCGCACGCAGGTCCACCTAGACCTCGCCCGCGCCTACGCGCAAAAACGCATGGATGCCGCAGCGGTGAACACACTGCTGGAGGCCGAACAGCTCTCCCCGGAGCTCATCCGCTACGGCGCGCATTCGACCGAACTTCTGACAACTTTGCTCAGGCGAGAGCATCAACGCTCCACTCCCCAACTCCGTGCCCTTGCTGCGCGCGCAGGGATCACCTAA
- a CDS encoding ATP-binding protein — protein MTTKRFAGLPGSVALARAWVRTELSARGVEPHAIGEAVLVVSEFATNALLHTRSGDLGGTFTVTTEIQPTRALVSVTDQGNDTHTTPQWGRRPHPLAEHGHGLQLVAAMAETWTTITHHDHCTVTAHLPRLIPAQRGRER, from the coding sequence ATGACCACGAAGAGGTTCGCTGGCCTGCCAGGGAGCGTGGCACTGGCCCGCGCCTGGGTCCGTACGGAACTCTCCGCCCGCGGAGTGGAGCCCCACGCGATCGGTGAGGCCGTGCTGGTGGTGTCGGAGTTCGCCACCAACGCCCTCCTACACACCCGAAGCGGAGATCTCGGCGGAACCTTCACCGTCACCACAGAAATCCAGCCCACCCGCGCACTGGTGAGCGTCACCGACCAGGGCAACGACACCCACACCACACCCCAATGGGGCAGGCGCCCCCACCCCCTCGCCGAACACGGCCACGGACTCCAGTTGGTCGCCGCCATGGCGGAAACCTGGACCACCATCACCCACCACGACCACTGCACCGTCACCGCCCACCTCCCCCGCCTCATCCCCGCACAGAGAGGACGCGAGCGGTGA
- a CDS encoding HAD domain-containing protein, which translates to MANPARRPLLFLDVDGTLLPLGGAQPPTTPDLLGQWQHIFNPQLAKLVPGHGPRLLALPCELMWATAWMHEANEVIAPMLGLPELPVCDLPEVRVGQDDETLHWKTQALVAAAAGRPFVWVDDEISDHDRAWVADNHQGEALLHRVESSVGLTDDDFTALTVWLESSAG; encoded by the coding sequence ATGGCCAATCCCGCGCGTCGCCCCCTGCTCTTCCTGGATGTCGACGGAACACTCCTCCCACTGGGTGGGGCGCAGCCGCCGACGACCCCGGACCTGCTGGGGCAGTGGCAGCACATCTTCAACCCACAACTCGCCAAGCTCGTCCCGGGGCACGGTCCTCGGCTTCTCGCGCTGCCGTGCGAGCTCATGTGGGCCACCGCGTGGATGCACGAGGCCAACGAGGTGATCGCCCCGATGCTTGGCCTCCCCGAACTCCCCGTGTGCGACCTGCCGGAGGTCCGGGTGGGCCAGGACGACGAGACGCTGCACTGGAAGACCCAGGCCCTCGTCGCGGCCGCGGCCGGCCGTCCCTTCGTCTGGGTCGACGACGAGATCAGCGACCACGACCGCGCCTGGGTGGCGGACAACCACCAGGGCGAGGCGCTCCTCCACCGGGTCGAGTCCTCCGTCGGCCTCACCGACGACGACTTCACCGCCCTCACCGTCTGGCTGGAGTCCTCAGCCGGCTAG
- a CDS encoding NUDIX hydrolase — protein sequence MAILVDTVAWVTLLEGRILGTRSRGKTLFYIPGGKREPGEGDLDTLLREVKEELGVNLRGGTAVHVGTFDAPADGYGSDAVVRMACYTADHDGDPTPQGEIAEMEWLSYADRPRVAPVDQVLFDQLHATGDLG from the coding sequence ATGGCGATACTGGTCGACACCGTGGCGTGGGTGACGCTGCTGGAAGGACGGATCCTGGGAACACGGTCGCGCGGGAAGACCCTCTTCTACATCCCCGGAGGGAAGCGGGAACCCGGCGAAGGCGACCTCGACACCCTGCTCCGGGAGGTCAAGGAGGAGCTGGGGGTCAACCTGCGTGGGGGCACCGCCGTCCACGTGGGCACCTTCGACGCTCCGGCCGACGGGTACGGCAGCGACGCGGTGGTGCGGATGGCGTGCTACACGGCCGACCACGACGGCGATCCCACACCACAGGGTGAGATCGCCGAGATGGAGTGGCTGAGCTACGCCGACCGCCCACGGGTCGCCCCTGTGGACCAGGTCCTGTTCGACCAACTCCACGCCACAGGCGACCTCGGCTGA
- the rplQ gene encoding 50S ribosomal protein L17 — protein MPTPTKGPRLGGGPDHERLMMRNLATSLFEHGRIKTTEAKAKRLRPYAEKLITLGKRGDLHARRQVLTKISDKSVVHELFTEIGPRYANRTGGYTRITKVGPRKGDNAPMAVIELVEAGPAGATAGAQAAARAAAAETATKPAEAPAEEVEATEVAESTDTAQAEEQAAESAAEGADTDEAQKDKSDS, from the coding sequence CGCGCCTCGGAGGCGGTCCCGATCACGAGCGGCTGATGATGCGCAACCTCGCGACATCGCTGTTCGAGCACGGCCGGATCAAGACGACCGAGGCCAAGGCCAAGCGCCTTCGTCCCTACGCCGAGAAGCTGATCACGCTCGGTAAGCGTGGCGACCTGCACGCTCGCCGGCAGGTCCTGACCAAGATCTCCGACAAGAGCGTCGTGCACGAGCTCTTCACCGAGATCGGGCCGCGTTACGCCAACCGGACCGGTGGCTACACCCGTATCACCAAGGTTGGGCCGCGGAAGGGCGACAACGCCCCGATGGCCGTGATCGAGCTGGTGGAGGCCGGACCGGCCGGTGCGACCGCGGGGGCCCAGGCCGCCGCCCGCGCCGCCGCGGCGGAGACCGCCACCAAGCCGGCCGAGGCTCCCGCGGAGGAGGTCGAGGCCACCGAGGTCGCCGAGTCCACCGACACGGCTCAGGCCGAGGAGCAGGCGGCCGAGAGTGCCGCCGAAGGCGCGGACACCGACGAGGCGCAGAAGGACAAGAGCGACTCCTAG
- the rpsI gene encoding 30S ribosomal protein S9, with protein MAEPTGTEGVVDDAFADDSEFPAQYTTETPDEPGHGIVPAAAGPSVGTGRRKQAIARVRIAPGSGEWKVNGKPLEAYFPDKVHQQVVKEPLVALGFEEGYDVFARLTGGGSSGQAGALRHGLARALSSLDPEHNRPPLKKAGYLTRDSREIERKKAGLKKARKAPQYSKR; from the coding sequence GTGGCCGAGCCCACCGGCACCGAAGGGGTCGTTGACGACGCTTTCGCGGACGACAGCGAGTTCCCCGCCCAGTACACGACCGAGACCCCTGACGAGCCGGGGCACGGAATCGTTCCCGCCGCGGCCGGCCCTTCCGTTGGCACCGGCCGGCGTAAGCAGGCGATCGCCCGTGTCCGTATCGCTCCCGGCTCCGGTGAGTGGAAGGTCAACGGCAAGCCCCTGGAGGCGTACTTCCCGGACAAGGTCCACCAGCAGGTCGTGAAGGAGCCGCTGGTCGCCCTTGGTTTCGAGGAGGGCTACGACGTCTTCGCGCGGCTCACCGGCGGTGGCTCCAGCGGCCAGGCCGGCGCGCTGCGCCACGGCCTCGCCCGCGCGCTGAGCTCGCTGGACCCGGAGCACAACCGCCCGCCGCTCAAGAAGGCCGGATACCTCACCCGCGACTCGCGGGAGATCGAGCGTAAGAAGGCCGGTCTGAAGAAGGCCCGTAAGGCGCCGCAGTACTCCAAGCGCTAG
- a CDS encoding long-chain-fatty-acid--CoA ligase, whose translation METPLTPLEFARRTRRLYPQREAVVDQDLRYTYEEFFSRCDRWSAALQSMGVAKGDRVAYIAPNTHAQLESFYGVPQLGAVLVPVNYRLSPADFVYIVNHSGAKVLCVHSDQLAAVDGVRDQMPGVERFVALEGEAEGWESYEALLAGAAPTFVAPEIAETDLLTINYTSGTTARPKGVMITHRNAYLNVVGTLLHLRMGIGDRYLWTLPMFHANGWTYTWIVTAAAATHVCLRAVDPRRVFELIRTERVSWLCAAPTVLITLANTPEEVRGSVPSGVHVVTAGASPASETIERLEDGFGWTVTHIYGLTETTPFITVCESRPEHQGLSVQERGRLKARQGVELITSGELKVRADDGTEVPWDGTTLGEIVVRGNVVMAGYYNDPEATDRVMGDGWFHTGDAAVTHPDGYVEIQDRIKDVIISGGENISSIEVEGVLLRHPAVQEVAVVGVPHERWGETPRAAVVLRPGHTATTEDIIGFARDHLAHFKAPTQVEFVEELPKTATGKIQKYVLRGGAPAIARQ comes from the coding sequence ATGGAAACACCGCTCACTCCGCTGGAATTCGCTCGACGTACGCGGCGGCTATACCCACAACGGGAGGCCGTCGTCGACCAGGACCTCCGCTACACCTACGAGGAGTTCTTCTCCCGCTGCGACCGCTGGTCGGCCGCCCTGCAGTCGATGGGCGTCGCCAAGGGAGACCGCGTCGCCTACATCGCGCCCAACACCCACGCGCAGCTCGAGTCGTTCTACGGAGTGCCGCAGCTCGGCGCCGTGCTCGTTCCCGTGAACTACCGCCTCTCCCCGGCGGACTTCGTGTACATCGTCAACCACTCCGGCGCCAAGGTGCTGTGCGTGCACTCCGACCAGCTCGCCGCCGTGGACGGGGTACGGGACCAGATGCCCGGGGTGGAACGCTTCGTGGCGCTCGAGGGGGAAGCCGAGGGGTGGGAGTCCTACGAGGCTCTGCTCGCGGGGGCGGCCCCGACGTTCGTCGCCCCGGAGATCGCGGAGACGGACCTGCTCACCATCAACTACACGAGCGGGACGACCGCACGCCCCAAGGGCGTGATGATCACACACCGCAACGCGTACCTCAACGTCGTGGGAACCCTGTTGCACCTGCGGATGGGCATCGGCGACCGGTACCTGTGGACGCTGCCGATGTTCCACGCCAACGGTTGGACCTACACCTGGATCGTGACCGCGGCCGCGGCCACACACGTGTGTCTGCGCGCCGTCGACCCGCGCCGCGTTTTCGAGTTGATCCGCACCGAGCGGGTGTCCTGGCTTTGCGCCGCGCCGACGGTGCTCATCACGCTCGCCAACACCCCGGAGGAGGTGCGGGGCTCCGTCCCGTCCGGAGTCCACGTCGTGACGGCGGGGGCGTCGCCGGCGTCGGAGACGATCGAACGTCTCGAGGACGGGTTCGGGTGGACCGTCACCCACATCTACGGACTGACCGAGACCACGCCGTTCATCACGGTGTGCGAGTCACGCCCGGAACACCAGGGTCTGTCGGTACAGGAACGCGGACGGCTCAAGGCCCGGCAGGGCGTCGAGCTCATCACCTCGGGAGAGCTCAAGGTCCGGGCCGACGACGGCACCGAGGTGCCGTGGGACGGCACGACCCTCGGCGAGATCGTGGTCCGCGGAAACGTCGTGATGGCCGGCTACTACAACGACCCCGAGGCCACCGACCGGGTGATGGGCGACGGCTGGTTCCACACCGGTGACGCCGCGGTCACCCACCCCGACGGCTACGTCGAGATCCAGGACCGGATCAAGGACGTCATCATCTCCGGCGGGGAGAACATCTCCTCCATCGAGGTGGAGGGTGTCCTGCTGCGCCACCCCGCCGTGCAGGAGGTCGCCGTGGTCGGAGTCCCGCACGAACGCTGGGGAGAGACCCCCCGCGCCGCGGTGGTCCTCCGCCCCGGCCACACCGCCACCACCGAGGACATCATCGGCTTCGCCCGGGACCACCTCGCCCACTTCAAGGCACCAACCCAGGTCGAGTTCGTGGAGGAACTCCCGAAGACGGCCACCGGAAAGATCCAGAAGTACGTCCTACGCGGAGGCGCACCCGCCATCGCCCGGCAGTGA
- the truA gene encoding tRNA pseudouridine(38-40) synthase TruA → MVRLRLDIAYDGAEFSGWAAQPERRTVQGVLEKALARVLRIDRPQLTVAGRTDAGVHARGQVAHVDVPAEVWDAQEGKLTRRLAGVLKPDVRVWSVAAAPAGFDARFSALRRRYVYRVGDAPGGVDPLRRHDVLWHRRPLDLERMNQSTTALVGEHDFAAFCRKREGATTIRELLRLEWREAGPHRYDATVAADAFCHNMVRALVGAMLMVGDGRREPDWPGEVLRAGVRNSGVHVAPAHGLTLEEVTYPGPGDLASRAQETRRVRTLDAP, encoded by the coding sequence CTGGTGCGCCTGCGGCTGGACATCGCCTACGACGGCGCCGAGTTCTCCGGATGGGCGGCCCAACCGGAACGGCGCACCGTGCAGGGCGTGCTGGAGAAGGCCCTGGCGCGGGTATTGCGCATCGACCGGCCCCAGCTCACCGTGGCGGGGCGGACCGACGCCGGGGTGCACGCCCGGGGCCAGGTCGCGCACGTCGATGTTCCAGCGGAGGTGTGGGACGCTCAGGAGGGCAAGCTGACCCGACGTCTGGCCGGGGTGCTGAAGCCCGACGTGCGGGTCTGGTCCGTCGCTGCCGCACCGGCCGGGTTCGACGCCCGGTTCTCCGCGCTGCGCCGGCGCTACGTGTACCGGGTGGGAGACGCCCCCGGAGGGGTCGATCCCCTGCGCCGCCACGACGTGTTGTGGCATCGGCGCCCGCTGGACCTGGAGCGCATGAACCAGTCCACCACCGCGCTGGTGGGTGAACACGACTTCGCCGCCTTCTGCCGTAAACGAGAGGGCGCGACCACCATCCGGGAACTCCTCCGGTTGGAGTGGCGCGAGGCCGGCCCCCACCGCTACGACGCCACGGTGGCCGCGGACGCGTTCTGCCACAACATGGTGCGCGCCCTCGTCGGTGCGATGCTCATGGTCGGCGATGGCAGGCGTGAGCCGGACTGGCCGGGGGAGGTGCTCCGGGCCGGCGTCCGGAACTCCGGCGTCCACGTCGCCCCGGCGCACGGCCTCACCCTGGAGGAGGTCACCTACCCCGGCCCCGGTGACCTCGCGAGCCGCGCCCAGGAGACCCGCCGGGTCCGTACGTTGGACGCACCGTAG
- a CDS encoding class I SAM-dependent methyltransferase yields MAGVTDASRSDPRPVNDYDSFAEAYAAENETSLVNAYYERPAMVNLAGDVAGRRILDVGCGSGSLAAELGDRGADVTGIDVSSGMLALARKRLGNDAALHVADLREPLPFGNDTFDDVVASLVLHYLEDWAPPLAELRRVLRPGGRLIASVDHPFVAYTIQEPRPDYYATTSYYFDWEFGGQRVPMMFWRRPLHAMIDAFTTAGFRISTISEPRLDPAGREHFPADFDALSTKTIFLFFVVEAPTSREA; encoded by the coding sequence ATGGCAGGTGTGACTGACGCGTCCAGGAGCGACCCAAGACCGGTGAACGACTACGACAGCTTCGCTGAGGCGTACGCGGCGGAGAATGAGACCAGCCTGGTCAACGCCTACTATGAGCGGCCCGCGATGGTGAATCTCGCTGGGGACGTGGCCGGGCGGCGGATCCTGGATGTCGGGTGTGGGTCCGGGAGCCTGGCGGCTGAGCTGGGTGACCGGGGTGCGGACGTCACCGGGATCGACGTCAGTTCCGGGATGCTGGCGTTGGCGCGGAAACGGCTCGGGAACGACGCCGCGCTGCACGTCGCCGATCTGCGCGAGCCGTTGCCGTTCGGGAACGACACGTTCGACGACGTCGTCGCGTCACTCGTGCTGCACTACCTGGAGGACTGGGCGCCGCCCCTGGCCGAGCTGCGCAGGGTGCTCAGGCCGGGAGGTCGGCTGATCGCGTCCGTGGACCACCCGTTCGTGGCCTACACGATCCAGGAACCGCGCCCCGACTACTACGCGACCACCAGCTACTACTTCGACTGGGAGTTCGGCGGACAGCGTGTACCGATGATGTTCTGGCGTCGCCCCCTGCACGCGATGATCGACGCCTTCACCACCGCCGGCTTCCGGATATCCACCATCAGCGAGCCGCGACTCGACCCCGCCGGACGAGAGCACTTCCCGGCGGACTTCGACGCTCTCTCGACCAAGACCATCTTCCTGTTCTTCGTTGTCGAGGCACCCACCTCCCGTGAAGCGTGA
- the rplM gene encoding 50S ribosomal protein L13, whose amino-acid sequence MRTFSPKPSDVQRQWHVIDASEVVLGRLASHVATLLRGKHKAYYAPHIDTGDHVIVINADKVVLTGNKLEQKRAYRHSGYPGGLRSVSYGELMEKNPERAVEKAVKGMLPKTSLGRQMAKKLKVYSGTEHPHQAQQPVPYNITKIEQPAQ is encoded by the coding sequence GTGCGCACATTCAGCCCGAAGCCCAGCGACGTTCAGCGTCAGTGGCACGTCATCGACGCTTCCGAGGTCGTGCTCGGGCGGTTGGCCAGCCACGTCGCCACGCTCCTGCGGGGCAAGCACAAGGCCTACTACGCCCCGCACATTGACACCGGTGATCACGTCATTGTCATCAACGCCGACAAGGTGGTGTTGACCGGCAATAAGCTGGAGCAGAAGCGTGCCTACCGCCACTCCGGTTACCCGGGTGGTCTGCGCTCCGTCTCCTATGGCGAGCTGATGGAGAAGAACCCCGAGCGGGCGGTGGAGAAGGCCGTTAAGGGCATGCTCCCCAAGACCTCCCTGGGTCGGCAGATGGCCAAGAAGCTGAAGGTGTACTCGGGCACCGAGCACCCGCACCAGGCCCAGCAGCCGGTCCCCTACAACATCACCAAGATCGAGCAGCCCGCGCAGTAG